In Hasllibacter sp. MH4015, the following proteins share a genomic window:
- a CDS encoding SAVED domain-containing protein produces MSNRGKQLSEVTKLLVWGRAAGRCQFKNCEKTLDHDLIAGKAEINAAYLAHVVASSPKGPRGHPTRSHQLSDDASNIMLMCDVHHRIIDGKRTWQDFPEELLLQWKKEHEEWVDLALSSGPDSRSHILQFSAPIGPNETAVPFDDCVSAIMPDRTPAEKRSIEIKVRGMHFQDSEESYWNVQPETLRHGVSQNVRGRFESGDIRHLSIFGLAPIPLLMELGRLVSDISDVDVYERHREPAQWKWPEDGPEVSFSRTKGREGSKNVALKLSVTSKITDDRVTEVLGDEVSIWNISSDPQAHGVIRRKSDLSRYRSIVRATLDEIKNAHGMDVTLSIFPAVPVSCAIEFGRVWQPKVHPGIEIFDQVRGKGFTHRLSFTPSS; encoded by the coding sequence ATGTCGAACAGAGGGAAGCAACTGAGCGAAGTTACAAAGCTGCTGGTTTGGGGGCGTGCCGCTGGTCGATGCCAATTCAAAAACTGCGAAAAAACCCTCGACCATGACCTGATTGCTGGAAAAGCGGAAATCAATGCTGCTTATCTGGCCCATGTCGTCGCTTCTTCGCCGAAAGGCCCGAGGGGGCACCCCACGCGGTCGCACCAGTTATCGGATGATGCATCAAACATTATGCTCATGTGCGATGTCCATCATCGCATAATCGACGGCAAAAGGACCTGGCAGGACTTCCCAGAAGAGCTGTTGCTGCAGTGGAAAAAGGAGCATGAGGAGTGGGTCGATCTGGCCTTGTCTTCGGGTCCAGACAGCCGCTCCCATATTCTACAGTTCTCCGCTCCGATTGGTCCCAACGAAACGGCTGTACCATTTGACGACTGCGTTTCTGCGATCATGCCGGATCGGACGCCTGCGGAAAAGAGATCAATTGAGATTAAGGTGCGCGGCATGCACTTCCAGGACAGCGAAGAGTCTTACTGGAACGTGCAACCTGAAACACTAAGGCACGGCGTCTCACAGAATGTACGGGGTAGGTTTGAGAGCGGTGACATCCGCCATCTTTCGATTTTTGGCTTAGCCCCGATCCCGCTCCTGATGGAACTTGGTCGTCTTGTCTCCGACATTTCGGATGTTGATGTGTACGAACGCCATCGTGAACCTGCTCAATGGAAATGGCCTGAAGACGGGCCCGAAGTGAGTTTCTCGCGCACTAAAGGTCGAGAGGGCTCGAAGAATGTGGCGCTAAAGCTTTCGGTTACATCGAAAATAACAGATGATCGCGTTACAGAGGTACTTGGTGACGAAGTATCGATTTGGAATATTTCAAGTGATCCACAAGCTCATGGCGTGATCCGCCGTAAAAGCGATCTAAGCCGATACAGATCCATCGTCCGAGCGACGCTTGATGAGATCAAGAACGCGCACGGGATGGATGTCACACTATCCATATTTCCCGCTGTACCTGTTTCCTGTGCAATCGAATTTGGCAGGGTTTGGCAGCCAAAGGTGCACCCTGGTATTGAAATTTTTGATCAAGTTCGCGGGAAAGGCTTCACACACAGATTGTCATTCACCCCCTCCTCTTAG
- a CDS encoding relaxase/mobilization nuclease domain-containing protein, translating to MDANNADASAWGEVMILVASQRSGAAALADHLMNDRDNDHIEVIEQSGFMAEDLHGALQEAYAVSRATKCTQFLFSCSLNPPEGVVVTDDGFRDAAERVAEKLGLEEQPYSLIIHEKNGRRHAHLVVSRIDADTMKAINLPHFKTKLRDLSKEIFLDHGWELPEGLQTYDRKNPLNFTLAEWQQAQRTGIDPREMKQLFRAAWEQSDDLASYQAALEDKGLYLAKGDRRGFIAIDVQGNTYSVARWTGQKSKDVKARLGEASKLQSADDVRKTVRSKVNAQVLSYIKQVKDKHTEQLRPYLDERTAMVTAQRRERAILKSKQEQRWKDETHVRMGRLNKGLRGLFDRLTGSHRQTIKRNEAEALSCTQRDKEQRVTLIEAQILERMELQDRVKQEKVRQGAERKHMAKTVNEFLQRAAATQHQRRDEERRRYRGPAFDR from the coding sequence GTGGATGCGAACAACGCTGATGCAAGCGCTTGGGGTGAAGTTATGATCCTAGTTGCATCTCAACGATCGGGCGCTGCTGCCTTGGCTGATCATTTGATGAATGATCGAGACAACGATCATATCGAAGTTATTGAGCAATCCGGCTTCATGGCTGAGGATCTGCATGGTGCTTTGCAAGAAGCCTACGCTGTCTCCAGAGCAACGAAGTGCACGCAGTTTCTGTTTTCTTGCAGCCTCAATCCACCTGAGGGCGTGGTGGTCACCGATGATGGCTTTCGAGACGCAGCGGAACGTGTCGCTGAGAAACTCGGCCTGGAAGAACAACCCTACTCGCTGATCATTCATGAGAAAAACGGACGGCGTCATGCGCATCTGGTTGTCTCACGGATTGATGCTGACACCATGAAGGCCATCAACCTTCCGCATTTCAAAACCAAACTGCGTGATCTGTCCAAAGAGATATTCCTAGACCATGGATGGGAATTGCCGGAGGGTTTACAAACCTACGATCGAAAGAACCCTCTGAACTTCACACTGGCTGAGTGGCAGCAAGCACAACGCACAGGCATTGATCCTAGGGAGATGAAACAGCTCTTTCGCGCAGCCTGGGAACAATCGGATGACTTAGCATCGTATCAAGCGGCCCTTGAGGACAAAGGCTTGTATCTAGCCAAGGGAGATCGACGTGGGTTTATCGCTATAGACGTCCAGGGAAACACCTACTCAGTGGCCCGATGGACTGGGCAAAAATCGAAAGATGTCAAAGCCCGCCTGGGGGAGGCATCAAAACTACAAAGCGCAGATGATGTTCGGAAAACTGTTCGATCTAAGGTCAATGCCCAAGTTCTCAGCTACATCAAGCAAGTGAAAGATAAGCATACCGAGCAGCTGCGACCGTATCTGGATGAACGAACTGCCATGGTCACTGCGCAGCGCAGAGAGCGGGCAATCCTCAAGTCGAAACAGGAACAGCGTTGGAAAGACGAGACACATGTTCGCATGGGACGGCTCAACAAGGGACTTCGAGGTCTCTTTGATCGCCTAACCGGGTCACATCGTCAGACAATCAAACGCAACGAAGCAGAAGCATTGTCATGTACTCAGCGTGATAAAGAGCAACGAGTTACGCTGATTGAGGCTCAGATATTGGAACGAATGGAACTCCAAGACCGGGTCAAGCAGGAGAAGGTCAGACAAGGCGCTGAGCGCAAACACATGGCAAAAACCGTCAACGAATTTCTACAACGGGCCGCTGCAACCCAACACCAGCGACGCGATGAAGAACGGCGACGATATCGTGGTCCAGCGTTCGATAGATAG
- the mobC gene encoding plasmid mobilization relaxosome protein MobC: MMDPAQHKSPAKRKPPFSMRLSDAERTALEAKAGSMPLSSYVKSVVLSDESPTYRKRRPAPEADQKLLAEILARLGASRSANNLNQIAKHLNQGTLVIDEELAKDLQQAVVDVAWMRTTLMQALGVKL, translated from the coding sequence ATGATGGATCCTGCTCAGCATAAATCACCAGCAAAGCGTAAACCGCCCTTCTCCATGCGATTGTCCGATGCTGAACGCACAGCTCTCGAAGCAAAGGCTGGCTCCATGCCCTTGTCCTCGTATGTGAAGTCTGTGGTGCTTTCTGATGAATCACCCACTTATCGCAAACGTCGCCCTGCACCTGAAGCCGACCAAAAGCTACTCGCAGAGATCCTCGCACGGTTGGGTGCATCCCGCTCCGCCAACAATCTCAACCAAATCGCTAAGCATCTGAACCAAGGCACGTTGGTAATCGATGAAGAGTTGGCAAAAGATCTTCAACAAGCCGTCGTTGATGTCGCGTGGATGCGAACAACGCTGATGCAAGCGCTTGGGGTGAAGTTATGA
- a CDS encoding PIG-L family deacetylase has protein sequence MATEIQTRILSEAHDPLIARVWRAMAGLRSCVTFMNSGAHPDDETTAMLAALWLRDGVNLSYACSTRGEGGQNDIGTETGADLGALRTAEMERAADVLDMRLYWHGQSADDTIRDFRFSKSREETIGIWGRERLMDRFVQIVRADRPDILCPTFLDIPGQHGHHRAMTQAAHDVIEAAADPTYPGCDLPVWQVSKLYLPAFSGAGGSYDDEVPPPPATLIVEAKGGDPMLGMRYEVIGQWSRQFHRTQGMGHWIAPGEERDWPLHLAWSRVGADAGRVTDNLPLTLADLGMEEAQSAVDATLAAFPDMEAMAGLAAKALTLLDDASVAAEHRHRVTRKAAQLSRLIRLTSGVAIRAHAARKALRPGEGTPVTVEMSHPNEVDVDVALDPGAGLQASAGRIEAAPDAAPRDPYPDSFDPLIPPAPALDVTVTLEGVTSRSRVAMDHPLHVYPARQARLSTAKAFLNLNEPARGLTLSASGPEGAELSFDLPNGWSQDWSGGEVTLHLPEDAGEGLHVLPLLVNGAPATATRIIDHDHIRPVMNHWPATLTLRLARLEVPEARIAYIGAGNDSVAEWLRAAGLDVTDLDDAALSGADPFAGYDTVLVGVFAYRFRPALKPMVARLNAWVAAGGTLVTLYHRPRDDWDPEATPPSRIEIGQPSLRWRITDADAEVTMLAPDHPVFATPNSITASDWDGWQKERGLYFAKDWSPDYTALLRMADPDEQPLDGGLLVGRIGRGTHAHVALNLHHQLPQLVPGAYRLMANIVGLKAKD, from the coding sequence ATGGCCACCGAGATCCAGACCCGCATCCTGTCCGAAGCCCACGACCCCCTGATCGCCCGCGTCTGGCGCGCCATGGCGGGGCTGCGTTCCTGCGTGACCTTCATGAACTCCGGCGCCCATCCCGATGATGAGACGACGGCAATGCTGGCCGCCCTGTGGCTGCGCGACGGCGTGAACCTGTCCTATGCCTGCTCCACCCGCGGTGAAGGCGGGCAAAACGACATCGGGACGGAGACCGGCGCGGATCTCGGCGCGCTCCGCACGGCAGAGATGGAGCGGGCGGCGGATGTGCTGGACATGCGGCTTTACTGGCACGGGCAATCGGCCGACGACACGATCCGCGATTTCCGCTTCTCCAAGTCGCGGGAAGAAACGATCGGCATCTGGGGGCGGGAGCGCCTGATGGACCGGTTCGTGCAGATCGTGCGCGCGGATCGCCCCGATATCCTGTGTCCAACCTTCCTCGATATTCCGGGCCAGCACGGGCACCACCGCGCGATGACCCAGGCCGCCCATGACGTGATCGAGGCTGCCGCCGATCCCACCTATCCAGGCTGCGATTTGCCGGTCTGGCAGGTCTCCAAGCTCTACTTGCCCGCGTTTTCCGGGGCGGGTGGCTCTTACGATGATGAGGTGCCGCCACCGCCCGCCACGCTGATTGTGGAGGCCAAGGGCGGCGATCCGATGCTCGGCATGCGGTATGAGGTGATCGGCCAATGGTCCCGGCAATTCCACCGCACCCAAGGCATGGGTCACTGGATCGCCCCAGGTGAGGAGAGGGACTGGCCGTTGCACCTGGCGTGGTCGCGTGTGGGTGCGGATGCAGGCCGTGTCACCGACAATCTGCCGCTCACCCTGGCTGATCTGGGAATGGAGGAGGCGCAATCCGCCGTCGACGCGACGCTTGCGGCCTTCCCCGATATGGAAGCCATGGCAGGGTTGGCGGCCAAGGCCCTTACGCTTCTGGACGACGCATCCGTCGCGGCGGAGCATCGCCACCGTGTCACCCGCAAGGCCGCGCAACTCTCCCGTCTTATCCGCCTGACGTCTGGTGTCGCCATCCGCGCCCATGCCGCGCGCAAGGCACTTCGACCGGGCGAGGGGACGCCCGTCACGGTGGAGATGTCCCATCCGAATGAAGTGGACGTGGACGTCGCCCTCGACCCCGGCGCGGGCCTGCAGGCCTCGGCAGGCCGGATCGAGGCCGCGCCCGACGCCGCGCCCCGCGATCCCTATCCCGACAGCTTCGATCCCCTGATCCCGCCCGCACCTGCGCTGGATGTGACCGTCACTTTGGAGGGTGTGACAAGCCGGTCCCGCGTGGCGATGGACCACCCCCTGCATGTCTACCCGGCCCGGCAGGCGCGGCTTTCCACCGCGAAGGCGTTTCTCAACCTCAACGAACCGGCGCGAGGCCTGACCCTGTCAGCCTCAGGGCCGGAGGGCGCAGAGCTGTCTTTCGATCTGCCCAACGGTTGGTCGCAGGACTGGAGCGGCGGCGAAGTGACATTGCATTTGCCCGAGGATGCGGGGGAGGGGCTTCACGTCTTGCCCCTGCTGGTCAACGGCGCGCCCGCAACGGCCACACGCATCATCGACCACGACCACATCCGCCCGGTGATGAACCACTGGCCCGCGACCCTGACCCTGCGCCTTGCTCGGCTGGAGGTGCCCGAGGCGCGCATCGCCTATATCGGCGCGGGCAATGATAGCGTGGCGGAGTGGCTGCGCGCCGCCGGGCTCGACGTGACAGACTTGGACGATGCGGCGCTGTCGGGCGCCGACCCGTTTGCGGGTTACGACACGGTGCTGGTCGGCGTGTTCGCCTATCGCTTCCGCCCGGCTCTGAAGCCGATGGTGGCGCGGCTGAACGCGTGGGTCGCGGCGGGCGGCACGCTTGTCACGCTCTATCACCGCCCCCGCGACGATTGGGACCCTGAGGCCACACCGCCGTCCCGGATCGAGATCGGCCAGCCATCCCTGCGATGGCGCATCACCGATGCCGACGCGGAGGTGACGATGCTCGCCCCCGACCACCCGGTCTTCGCCACACCCAACTCGATCACGGCGTCCGACTGGGACGGCTGGCAAAAGGAACGGGGCCTCTATTTCGCGAAAGACTGGTCCCCGGACTACACCGCACTGCTGCGCATGGCCGATCCCGATGAGCAGCCGCTGGATGGCGGGCTCCTGGTGGGTCGGATCGGGCGCGGAACCCATGCCCACGTCGCACTGAACCTGCACCATCAATTGCCGCAACTGGTGCCCGGAGCGTATCGCTTGATGGCCAATATCGTGGGCCTGAAAGCGAAGGATTGA
- a CDS encoding ROK family transcriptional regulator — translation MAAHSISTPGSNAERSRLYNRGLVLRHLRRAGSAGRAEIARAVGLSIQAVSNIISDLLSDGWVQETGRRTGQRGQPPVTYAIRHAAGAALGIEIRTDALLAAWIDLGGEVLHTERFQLRASSPDCVLPLLRALPGRGDGAGIAADHVIGAGVVMPGPFGITGVSGQATELPGWGQIAADREIARALDLPVTVENDANAAAMAEMVLGAARDLETFACLYFGAGLGLGLVSGGSVNGGAFGNAGEIGHIPVHTADGPQPLEQVASRMALVAALSRDGIHVETVEDLAAIQATRPPAYLRWLNAAGDALGTAIQILENLTDPQAILITGAMPEAILQDLVQAITLPAHSVANRPDRTHPRLIAGNAGRMAATLGAAAHVVNTALSPRLVATH, via the coding sequence ATGGCCGCGCACAGCATCTCCACGCCCGGATCCAACGCGGAACGCTCGCGGCTCTATAATCGTGGGCTGGTGTTGCGCCACCTGCGCCGCGCCGGCAGTGCGGGCCGGGCCGAGATCGCGCGCGCCGTGGGGCTGAGCATCCAGGCGGTCAGCAACATCATCTCCGACCTTCTGTCCGACGGCTGGGTGCAGGAAACGGGCCGCCGCACCGGGCAACGCGGCCAGCCGCCGGTGACCTACGCCATCCGCCACGCCGCCGGGGCCGCGCTGGGGATCGAGATCCGGACCGACGCGCTTCTGGCCGCGTGGATCGATCTGGGCGGGGAGGTTCTGCACACCGAACGGTTCCAGCTCAGGGCCTCCTCGCCGGACTGCGTGCTGCCCCTTCTGCGCGCGCTGCCGGGTCGGGGGGACGGGGCGGGCATCGCCGCGGATCACGTCATCGGTGCGGGCGTCGTCATGCCGGGGCCGTTTGGCATCACCGGCGTGTCGGGGCAGGCGACGGAATTGCCGGGCTGGGGCCAGATCGCCGCGGACCGGGAAATCGCCCGCGCGCTCGATCTGCCGGTGACGGTCGAAAACGACGCCAACGCGGCGGCAATGGCCGAGATGGTGCTGGGCGCGGCGCGGGATCTGGAGACCTTCGCCTGCCTCTATTTCGGGGCTGGGCTTGGCCTGGGGCTGGTAAGCGGCGGGTCCGTCAATGGCGGGGCCTTCGGGAATGCGGGCGAAATCGGCCATATCCCGGTTCACACCGCCGACGGTCCGCAACCGCTCGAACAGGTAGCCAGCCGGATGGCGCTTGTCGCGGCGCTGTCGCGCGACGGCATCCATGTCGAGACGGTCGAGGACCTGGCCGCGATACAGGCCACGCGCCCTCCGGCCTATCTGCGTTGGCTGAACGCGGCGGGTGACGCGCTTGGCACCGCGATCCAGATCCTCGAAAACCTGACCGACCCGCAAGCGATCCTGATTACCGGCGCCATGCCCGAGGCGATCCTGCAAGACCTCGTGCAGGCCATCACCTTGCCCGCGCATTCCGTCGCCAACCGCCCCGACCGGACCCATCCCCGCCTGATTGCGGGCAATGCCGGGCGCATGGCCGCCACGTTGGGGGCGGCGGCCCATGTGGTGAATACGGCCCTCTCCCCCCGCCTTGTCGCCACGCATTGA
- a CDS encoding extracellular solute-binding protein: MTRTFRTTLFALATSAAALSAGAAQAQEVTIEYWQYFFEARVNAMEQLIENFEAANPNINVEMTHFPYADYRTRTAVAVPAGEGPDIVQLFYGWLNDYIDAELIQPLPAEAFPNEMIEAEFFPMVSAMERDGQYFALPTAVRSLALFYNNRLLEAAGLDGPPETLDELMSHAEAMTERDGAGNITQVGLTTGMTGQDHHWFREVLIRQMGGEPYTDNYQTVNYDTEAGRAALDYYLGLEEAGVTQVGFMDEAQAAFRAGRAGLHIDGSFRIGALNDSRGLDWGVTELPAGPDGTRSNYSSYWVNAITSSAEGAEYDAAVLFMQYITSPEAMQIWLDTVGELPARQEVGMTEENANDPVFGPFIRGLEYANTTLFADESAQRQVLVDMVERVQLQGQDPGESLSAAAEAEQAILDGYYGD; this comes from the coding sequence ATGACACGAACCTTTCGAACGACGCTTTTTGCCCTTGCCACATCGGCCGCCGCCCTGTCGGCGGGTGCCGCGCAGGCCCAGGAAGTGACCATCGAATACTGGCAGTATTTCTTCGAGGCGCGCGTCAACGCGATGGAGCAGCTGATCGAGAATTTCGAAGCTGCCAATCCCAATATCAACGTGGAGATGACCCATTTCCCCTATGCCGATTATCGCACCCGGACCGCCGTGGCCGTGCCTGCGGGCGAGGGGCCGGATATCGTGCAGCTGTTCTACGGGTGGCTGAACGATTACATCGACGCGGAGCTAATCCAGCCCCTGCCGGCGGAGGCGTTCCCCAACGAGATGATCGAGGCGGAATTCTTCCCCATGGTCAGCGCGATGGAGCGCGACGGCCAGTATTTCGCCCTGCCAACTGCCGTGCGTTCGCTTGCACTGTTCTACAACAACCGCCTGCTTGAGGCCGCCGGTCTGGACGGCCCGCCCGAAACACTGGACGAACTGATGAGCCATGCCGAGGCGATGACGGAACGCGACGGGGCGGGCAATATCACGCAAGTGGGCCTGACGACCGGCATGACGGGGCAGGATCACCATTGGTTCCGCGAAGTCCTGATCCGCCAGATGGGCGGGGAGCCTTACACCGACAATTACCAGACGGTAAACTACGACACCGAGGCCGGGCGCGCGGCGCTGGATTACTACCTGGGCCTGGAAGAGGCGGGCGTGACGCAAGTGGGCTTCATGGACGAAGCGCAAGCCGCCTTCCGCGCCGGGCGCGCGGGTTTGCATATCGACGGCTCCTTCCGCATCGGCGCGCTCAACGACAGCCGCGGGTTGGATTGGGGCGTGACGGAGCTTCCCGCAGGTCCCGACGGGACCCGGTCGAACTATTCCTCCTACTGGGTGAACGCGATCACGTCGTCCGCCGAAGGGGCGGAATACGACGCGGCGGTCCTGTTCATGCAATACATCACCTCGCCCGAAGCGATGCAGATCTGGCTGGACACGGTGGGCGAACTGCCCGCCCGCCAGGAGGTCGGCATGACCGAGGAAAACGCCAATGACCCCGTCTTCGGCCCCTTCATCCGCGGGCTGGAATACGCCAACACCACGCTGTTCGCCGATGAAAGCGCACAGCGTCAGGTGCTTGTCGATATGGTGGAACGGGTGCAACTTCAGGGTCAGGATCCGGGCGAAAGCCTGAGTGCCGCGGCAGAGGCCGAACAGGCGATCCTTGACGGATATTACGGCGACTGA
- a CDS encoding carbohydrate ABC transporter permease, translating to MASIPSPDKAQTPAAPQGAYSRLSITQKRTLWAWGFLAVPILFYVVIRFYPTGNAMVLSLQEWNLLGDRTWAGLENYRVLLSDPVFWQVFRNTFLYLLLGTPISLVISFIIAYHLDQVRFMHGTIRALYFVPFMTSAVAMAWVWRWFYQDVPIGLFNNALASIGIAQIDFLDSTTNALPSVLAPAIWAGLGFQIIIFMAGLRAIPRTFYEAAKIDGVSTWTVLWEITLPLLRPTIVFIVVLSSIGFLRIFDHVFNMTTNNPGGPLNATKPLVLMIYQTAFDSFDMGYAAAQTVVLFVILLIVSLIQLRLLRDR from the coding sequence ATGGCGAGCATCCCATCCCCGGACAAGGCCCAGACACCCGCCGCCCCGCAGGGTGCCTATAGCCGTCTGAGCATCACCCAGAAGCGCACGCTCTGGGCGTGGGGGTTCCTCGCCGTGCCGATCCTGTTCTACGTGGTGATCCGCTTCTACCCCACCGGCAACGCGATGGTTCTGTCCTTGCAGGAATGGAACCTATTGGGCGATCGCACCTGGGCGGGGTTGGAGAATTACCGGGTTCTGCTGAGCGATCCGGTCTTCTGGCAGGTCTTCCGCAACACGTTCCTTTATCTGCTGCTGGGCACGCCCATCAGCCTCGTGATCTCGTTCATCATCGCCTACCACCTGGACCAGGTGCGCTTCATGCATGGCACGATCCGGGCGCTTTACTTCGTGCCGTTCATGACCTCCGCCGTGGCGATGGCGTGGGTCTGGCGCTGGTTCTACCAGGACGTGCCGATTGGCCTTTTCAACAACGCGCTCGCCTCCATCGGGATTGCGCAGATCGATTTCCTGGACAGCACCACCAACGCCCTGCCCTCGGTGCTTGCGCCCGCGATCTGGGCGGGTCTCGGCTTCCAGATCATCATCTTCATGGCCGGCTTGCGGGCCATCCCGCGCACCTTTTACGAGGCCGCGAAGATCGACGGCGTGTCCACCTGGACCGTGCTGTGGGAGATCACGCTGCCGCTTCTGCGTCCCACGATCGTGTTCATCGTCGTGCTCAGCTCCATCGGGTTCCTGCGCATCTTCGACCACGTCTTCAACATGACGACGAACAATCCCGGCGGGCCGCTCAACGCCACCAAGCCGCTGGTGCTGATGATCTACCAGACCGCGTTTGACAGCTTCGACATGGGCTATGCCGCGGCGCAGACGGTCGTGCTGTTCGTCATCCTTCTGATCGTCAGCCTGATCCAGCTGCGCCTGTTGAGGGATCGCTGA
- a CDS encoding carbohydrate ABC transporter permease yields MAATDDLAVRASSEALLTAKAPPKKRNMAQFIRWILLFAGGVLMVMPLAYMISTSMKWPWEVYNIGLIPEEPTLENYTYVLEDGRFFSWFLNSVIIAGITTISALFFDSLVGYTLCKFKFRGRYIVFIAILSTLMIPTEMLVIPWYMMSQSFGWLDTYWGIMFPGLMTAFGVFLMKQFFETVPDDFLEAARIDGLNEFQIFWQVALPMVKPALAALAIFIFLGNWTAFLWPLIVTTDTSLYTLPVGLSSFGDEADVAWELIMTGAAISTLPTLIFFLIFQRFIIRGVVMAGLKG; encoded by the coding sequence ATGGCCGCCACCGACGATCTGGCCGTGCGCGCCTCCTCCGAGGCGCTGTTGACGGCGAAGGCCCCACCCAAGAAGCGCAACATGGCGCAATTCATCCGCTGGATCTTGCTGTTCGCGGGCGGTGTCCTGATGGTGATGCCGCTGGCCTACATGATCTCCACCTCCATGAAATGGCCGTGGGAGGTCTACAATATCGGGCTGATCCCCGAGGAACCGACGCTGGAGAATTACACCTACGTGCTGGAGGACGGGCGTTTCTTCAGCTGGTTCCTCAATTCGGTCATCATCGCGGGCATCACCACGATCTCTGCGCTCTTTTTCGACAGCCTCGTGGGCTACACCTTGTGCAAGTTCAAGTTCCGGGGCCGCTACATCGTCTTCATCGCGATCCTGTCGACGCTGATGATCCCGACGGAGATGCTGGTGATCCCGTGGTACATGATGAGCCAGAGTTTCGGCTGGCTCGATACCTATTGGGGGATCATGTTCCCGGGCCTGATGACCGCGTTCGGCGTGTTCCTGATGAAGCAATTCTTCGAGACGGTGCCCGACGATTTCCTGGAGGCGGCGCGGATCGACGGGTTGAACGAATTCCAGATCTTCTGGCAGGTGGCCCTGCCGATGGTGAAACCGGCGCTGGCCGCCCTGGCGATCTTCATCTTCCTCGGCAACTGGACCGCCTTCCTGTGGCCGCTGATCGTGACCACGGACACCTCGCTTTACACGCTGCCGGTGGGCCTGTCGTCCTTCGGGGACGAGGCCGATGTGGCGTGGGAGCTGATCATGACCGGCGCGGCAATTTCCACCCTGCCCACCCTGATCTTCTTCCTGATCTTCCAGCGCTTCATCATCCGGGGCGTGGTCATGGCGGGTTTGAAGGGATGA
- a CDS encoding VOC family protein, whose amino-acid sequence MKLDHVHLPCRDRDAMTEWLGQVFGLAPDPQFAVWDADGGPRFLRNPDGPALALFEGDWDAEAAQDHTIAFRVDAAAFDAFHDRAIRLGLRDRFGALVAEKGTTDHMGLATSIYFVSPEGHRFEVTTYPDGNAA is encoded by the coding sequence ATGAAGCTGGACCATGTCCACCTGCCCTGCCGCGACCGCGACGCGATGACGGAATGGCTGGGGCAGGTCTTCGGACTTGCACCCGATCCGCAATTCGCCGTCTGGGACGCCGATGGCGGGCCAAGGTTCCTCCGCAATCCCGACGGCCCCGCCCTTGCCCTGTTTGAGGGCGATTGGGACGCCGAGGCAGCCCAGGACCACACGATCGCCTTCCGCGTCGATGCGGCGGCCTTCGACGCCTTTCACGACCGCGCAATCCGCCTGGGGTTGCGGGACCGGTTCGGGGCCTTGGTCGCGGAGAAGGGCACGACGGACCATATGGGGCTTGCGACGTCCATCTATTTCGTGTCGCCCGAAGGGCACCGGTTCGAGGTCACGACCTATCCCGATGGCAACGCCGCATGA